One genomic segment of Aliarcobacter cibarius includes these proteins:
- a CDS encoding biotin/lipoyl-containing protein → MAKKYIDIMDTTFRDGFQSVFGGRVLMNDFFPAVEAAKDAGIRHFEFGGGARFQSLFFYLQENAFDMMDKFRAIVGPDANLQTLARGINTVMLDTGSRELIDLHAKLFAKHGTTTIRNFDALNDIQNLEYSAQCIKNHGLKHEAVVTLMDLPPNCTGAHDVPFYEKTLRKILDSGLPFDSICFKDASGTSSPNKVFETIKMARKLLGDSTHIRLHTHETAGVSVACYLAALEAGADGIDLAASPVSGGTSQPDILTMLHATKGMNYDLGGLEIDKILKYEEVLADCLKDYFLPPEATQVSPLIPFSPMPGGALTANTQMMRDNGTLDKFSEVIKAMQEVVVKGGFGTSVTPVSQFYWQQAYANVMFGPWKQIAPGYGRMVLGYFGKTPVEPDKEIVELAAQKLKLEPTTLNPLDIADADPKKKIDVWRQRLEIENIPTTEENIFIAAACDEKGIAFLKGEGPLNVRKNSSNEDKKETKQKGENKMANGNYTVVVDGQRFNVSVFEGDVQNIQVAAPVQQVVQQVAPQAPVQQAPVAAAKPVYNGTEVPAAVNGNVWKILVKEGDRVEKDQQIMILEAMKMEIDIVAPVSGTISKILTEPSKAVEEGQVLAVIA, encoded by the coding sequence ATGGCAAAAAAATATATTGATATTATGGATACTACTTTCAGAGATGGATTTCAATCTGTTTTTGGAGGAAGAGTTTTAATGAATGATTTCTTTCCAGCTGTTGAAGCTGCGAAAGATGCAGGAATTAGACATTTTGAATTTGGTGGAGGAGCTAGATTTCAATCTTTATTCTTCTATCTTCAAGAAAATGCTTTTGACATGATGGATAAATTTAGAGCAATCGTTGGTCCTGATGCAAATCTACAAACATTAGCTCGAGGTATTAATACTGTTATGCTTGATACTGGTAGTCGTGAATTAATTGATTTACACGCAAAACTTTTTGCAAAACATGGAACAACTACTATTAGAAATTTTGATGCACTAAATGATATTCAAAATTTAGAGTATTCAGCGCAATGTATTAAAAATCATGGATTAAAACATGAAGCGGTTGTTACTTTAATGGATTTACCACCAAATTGTACAGGTGCCCATGATGTACCTTTTTATGAAAAAACTTTAAGAAAAATTCTTGATAGTGGATTACCATTTGATTCTATTTGCTTTAAAGATGCAAGTGGAACAAGTAGTCCAAATAAAGTTTTTGAAACAATTAAAATGGCTAGAAAACTTTTAGGTGATTCAACTCACATAAGATTGCATACTCACGAAACAGCTGGAGTTTCAGTTGCATGTTACTTAGCAGCACTTGAAGCAGGAGCTGATGGTATAGATTTAGCCGCTAGCCCAGTTAGTGGAGGAACAAGTCAACCTGATATTCTTACGATGTTACATGCAACTAAGGGTATGAATTACGATCTTGGTGGACTAGAAATTGATAAAATTTTAAAATATGAAGAAGTTTTAGCTGATTGTTTAAAAGATTATTTTCTTCCACCAGAAGCTACTCAAGTGTCACCACTTATTCCATTCTCACCAATGCCAGGTGGTGCTTTAACAGCAAACACTCAAATGATGAGAGATAATGGAACACTTGATAAATTCTCTGAAGTAATTAAAGCTATGCAAGAAGTTGTTGTTAAAGGTGGATTTGGTACAAGTGTAACTCCTGTATCACAATTCTATTGGCAACAAGCATATGCAAATGTTATGTTTGGTCCATGGAAACAAATAGCTCCAGGTTATGGAAGAATGGTTTTAGGATACTTTGGTAAAACTCCAGTTGAACCAGATAAAGAAATTGTAGAATTAGCAGCACAAAAACTAAAACTTGAACCAACAACTTTAAATCCTTTAGATATTGCAGATGCAGATCCAAAGAAAAAAATTGATGTTTGGAGACAAAGATTAGAAATTGAAAATATACCTACAACAGAAGAAAATATTTTTATAGCAGCAGCATGTGATGAAAAAGGTATTGCATTTTTAAAAGGAGAAGGTCCTTTAAATGTAAGAAAAAATAGTTCAAATGAAGATAAGAAAGAAACAAAACAAAAAGGAGAAAATAAAATGGCAAATGGAAATTATACAGTAGTAGTAGATGGTCAAAGATTTAATGTATCAGTTTTTGAAGGAGATGTTCAAAATATTCAAGTAGCTGCTCCAGTTCAACAAGTTGTTCAACAAGTAGCACCTCAAGCTCCAGTTCAACAAGCTCCAGTTGCAGCTGCAAAACCTGTTTATAATGGCACAGAAGTTCCAGCAGCAGTAAATGGTAATGTTTGGAAGATTCTTGTAAAAGAAGGTGATAGAGTTGAGAAAGATCAACAAATTATGATTTTAGAAGCTATGAAAATGGAGATTGATATTGTTGCACCTGTTTCGGGAACAATTAGTAAAATCTTAACAGAGCCTTCTAAAGCAGTTGAAGAAGGTCAAGTTTTAGCAGTAATCGCTTAA
- a CDS encoding bifunctional ADP-dependent NAD(P)H-hydrate dehydratase/NAD(P)H-hydrate epimerase: protein MKKIFDEVRSLDKKAIENYFLSEDILMEHASIGIQKYITKKFKKNEKILIVSGTGNNGADGIALARLLHKRFDVSLYLTNEPKTEIGKLQLKRAKSINVNFVKDIFQADIIVDCIFGTGLNKELDKNSIDLIEKLNNFKSFKIACDIPSGLDILGRVTTIAFKANVTITMGVLKTALFSDVAKDYVGKIKVTKLGIEDEFFQSTLTNKYLLEKSDLVLPYRNIENSHKGTYGHLNVISGEKVGASIISSMAAFSFGAGLVTIISENQKSIPHLIMQDKVISKNCTAIAIGMGLGKIDDSKLENILKLKLPKVLDADIFYNKLILEYLNEYVVLTPHPKEFISLLKLANIADITIEELQNNRFKYVKEFCNKYPYVVLLLKGSNVIIAQDDNIYINSFGNSSLSKGGSGDVLSGLIASLLAQGYKRVEGCISASLAHTLSALNYSKNNYSLTPDDLIEGIKNL, encoded by the coding sequence ATGAAAAAGATATTTGATGAGGTAAGAAGTTTAGATAAAAAAGCTATTGAAAACTACTTTTTAAGTGAAGATATCTTGATGGAACATGCTTCTATAGGCATACAAAAATATATAACTAAAAAATTTAAGAAGAATGAAAAAATTTTAATTGTTTCTGGTACTGGGAATAATGGAGCTGATGGTATTGCTTTAGCAAGGCTACTTCATAAAAGATTTGATGTTAGTTTATATCTTACAAATGAACCAAAAACAGAGATTGGGAAATTACAATTAAAAAGAGCAAAATCAATAAATGTAAATTTTGTAAAAGATATTTTTCAAGCAGATATTATTGTTGATTGTATATTTGGAACAGGTTTAAATAAAGAGTTAGATAAAAATAGTATTGATTTAATAGAAAAATTAAATAATTTTAAATCCTTTAAAATAGCCTGTGATATTCCTAGTGGATTGGATATTTTAGGAAGAGTTACAACAATTGCATTTAAAGCAAATGTTACAATAACTATGGGAGTATTAAAAACAGCACTTTTTAGTGATGTTGCAAAAGATTATGTTGGGAAAATAAAAGTTACAAAATTAGGTATTGAAGATGAATTTTTTCAATCAACATTGACTAATAAATATTTATTAGAAAAATCAGATTTAGTATTGCCATATAGAAATATAGAAAATTCTCATAAAGGTACTTACGGGCATTTAAATGTAATTTCTGGAGAAAAAGTGGGTGCTTCAATAATTTCTTCTATGGCTGCTTTTTCTTTTGGAGCAGGACTTGTAACAATTATCTCTGAAAATCAAAAATCTATTCCACATCTTATAATGCAAGATAAAGTAATAAGTAAAAATTGTACAGCAATAGCTATTGGTATGGGGCTTGGTAAAATAGATGATAGTAAATTAGAAAATATATTAAAATTGAAATTGCCAAAAGTATTAGATGCAGATATTTTTTATAACAAATTAATATTAGAATATTTGAATGAATATGTTGTTTTAACTCCACATCCAAAAGAGTTTATATCTTTATTAAAATTAGCAAATATTGCAGATATCACTATAGAAGAATTACAAAACAATAGATTTAAGTATGTTAAAGAGTTTTGTAATAAATATCCATATGTTGTATTATTGCTAAAAGGTTCAAATGTTATTATTGCACAAGATGATAATATCTATATAAATAGTTTTGGAAATTCATCTTTAAGCAAAGGTGGAAGTGGTGATGTATTAAGTGGACTTATAGCTTCTCTTTTGGCTCAAGGATACAAAAGAGTTGAAGGATGTATAAGTGCAAGTTTAGCTCATACTTTAAGTGCATTAAATTATAGTAAGAATAATTACTCTTTAACACCAGATGATTTAATAGAAGGAATAAAAAATTTATGA
- the cutA gene encoding divalent-cation tolerance protein CutA translates to MSMVVIQTTCGSKEEAKNIAYTLISKKLAACVQLKDIESIYYWKNEICCDNETLLIIKTKKELFSKVQSKILELHSYDVPEIIEIDISNISEDYLKFIKENTI, encoded by the coding sequence ATGAGTATGGTTGTTATTCAAACAACTTGTGGAAGTAAAGAAGAAGCGAAAAATATAGCTTATACTTTAATAAGTAAAAAGTTAGCAGCTTGTGTACAATTAAAAGATATAGAATCTATATATTATTGGAAAAATGAAATTTGTTGTGATAATGAAACACTTCTTATTATAAAAACAAAAAAAGAACTTTTTTCTAAGGTTCAAAGTAAAATTTTAGAGCTTCATAGTTATGATGTGCCGGAAATTATTGAAATAGATATTTCAAATATTAGTGAAGATTATTTAAAATTTATAAAGGAAAATACAATATGA
- a CDS encoding DUF3427 domain-containing protein: MNSLISNSNTDNFYNHFCKSLLESKYFIINVAFINFSGVQLLLEVFSKLENKNIKGKILTSTYLNFTEVKALEKLKQFKNIELKIYDCNITNLGFHPKSYIFEFNDFYEVIVGSSNITASAFKTNVEWNVKTIVKKDDEYLKNILNEFNNLWKESFEVNEDFLHKYANFMENQKRDFLPNFFYKQNIKINFMQKNALEKLKSLRQKNQNKALVIAATGSGKTYLSAFDVKNFEAKRVLFLVHRENILLSAKQSFENVISNKTFGLFTGNKKEKEQNYLFSTIQTMSLYFEEFERKEFDYIIIDEAHHATSPTYKKVIEYFQPKFLLGLTATSNRMDGNSIYEIFDENIACDIRLNDALEHDLIVPFHYFGISDIQSIDYENVDLTKIDLLAKLLSVNKRVDYIIEQMNFYSFVGNKRKAIGFCVSKEHGIYMNEEFNKRGIFSIFLSSEDNISSRVKYIQKLEDDNDNLEVIFTVDIFNEGVDIPSINTVLFLRPTNSPIVLIQQLGRGLRKYKNKEFLTVLDFIGNHKKAYLITLALAGNKAIDKDSLKLFLSNNFANFKNAHICMNEISKQRILEQIEKENFNSLKYLKEQYFEFKSLLGNNIPKLVDFLQFNDAINPIKFIDESYSYIEFLSKVENEVKLKELVLNQNFVKAIRFIENLLPVKRVYEFVILKYLLDNDFCDENIAFKILNKYLDKVQKETIIHSFYFLNQDFLDSAQINRYLKLINFDGKSVVKTEQFSKLLENKKYKEIFEDSLNYGIYLYEEEFGSFDYGKPFLKLYGKYNMLNIAQLCNFPKIHSSFRGSGFLKYENDFFLFINIEKEKFSKSSNYNNTFLSKEVFTYQSKPSHSQNQGDGEKLCQNEKFGVKLHIFMRKFVQVDKKTQDFIYLGLANSIKYEGNKPISLELKLEVPLDDKLYEEFTKIV, encoded by the coding sequence TTGAATAGCTTAATTTCAAATTCTAATACAGATAATTTTTATAATCATTTTTGTAAATCTTTGTTAGAGTCAAAATATTTTATTATTAATGTAGCTTTTATAAATTTTAGTGGAGTTCAACTTTTATTAGAAGTTTTTTCAAAGTTAGAGAATAAAAATATTAAAGGTAAAATTTTAACTTCTACGTATTTAAATTTTACAGAAGTAAAAGCTCTGGAGAAATTAAAGCAGTTTAAAAATATTGAATTGAAAATTTATGATTGTAATATCACAAATCTTGGCTTCCATCCTAAATCTTATATTTTTGAATTTAATGATTTTTATGAAGTTATAGTTGGTTCTTCAAATATTACTGCTAGTGCTTTTAAGACAAATGTAGAGTGGAATGTAAAAACAATTGTAAAAAAAGATGATGAATATTTAAAAAATATTTTAAATGAATTTAATAATTTATGGAAAGAATCTTTTGAAGTAAATGAAGATTTTTTACATAAGTATGCTAATTTTATGGAAAATCAAAAAAGAGATTTTTTACCAAATTTTTTTTACAAACAAAATATAAAAATAAATTTTATGCAAAAAAATGCTTTAGAAAAGTTAAAAAGTTTAAGACAAAAAAATCAAAATAAAGCTTTGGTCATTGCTGCAACAGGAAGTGGTAAAACTTATCTTAGTGCTTTTGATGTAAAAAATTTTGAAGCAAAAAGAGTTCTTTTTTTAGTGCATAGAGAAAATATTTTATTGAGTGCTAAACAGAGTTTTGAAAATGTTATTTCAAATAAAACTTTTGGATTATTTACTGGAAACAAAAAAGAGAAAGAGCAAAATTATCTATTTTCAACTATTCAAACAATGAGTTTATATTTTGAAGAGTTTGAAAGAAAAGAGTTTGATTATATAATAATTGATGAAGCTCATCATGCAACAAGTCCAACATATAAAAAAGTTATAGAGTATTTCCAACCAAAATTTTTATTAGGATTAACTGCAACATCAAATAGAATGGATGGAAATTCTATTTATGAAATTTTTGATGAAAATATTGCTTGTGATATAAGACTAAATGATGCTTTAGAACATGATTTGATAGTTCCTTTTCACTATTTTGGAATAAGTGATATACAATCTATTGATTATGAAAATGTAGATTTAACAAAAATTGATCTCTTAGCAAAACTTTTAAGTGTAAATAAAAGAGTGGATTACATAATAGAACAGATGAATTTCTACTCTTTTGTTGGAAACAAGAGAAAAGCTATTGGATTTTGTGTATCAAAAGAGCATGGAATTTATATGAATGAAGAGTTTAATAAAAGAGGTATCTTTTCAATTTTTTTATCAAGTGAAGATAATATTTCCTCTAGAGTTAAATATATTCAAAAATTAGAAGATGATAATGATAATTTAGAAGTCATTTTTACAGTTGATATTTTCAATGAAGGAGTTGATATCCCTTCAATTAACACAGTTCTTTTTTTACGACCTACAAATTCACCAATAGTTCTTATTCAACAACTTGGACGTGGTCTTAGAAAATATAAAAATAAAGAATTTTTAACAGTTCTTGATTTTATTGGAAATCATAAAAAGGCATATTTAATTACTTTAGCTCTTGCTGGAAATAAAGCGATAGATAAAGATAGTTTAAAACTTTTTTTATCAAATAATTTTGCAAATTTTAAAAATGCTCATATTTGTATGAATGAAATTTCAAAACAAAGAATTTTAGAGCAAATTGAAAAAGAGAATTTTAATAGTTTAAAATATTTAAAAGAACAATATTTTGAATTTAAGAGTTTATTAGGAAATAATATTCCAAAGCTTGTAGATTTTTTACAGTTTAATGATGCAATAAATCCAATAAAATTTATAGATGAGAGTTATTCATATATTGAATTTTTATCAAAAGTAGAAAATGAAGTTAAGTTAAAAGAGTTAGTCTTGAATCAAAATTTTGTAAAAGCTATTAGATTTATAGAAAATTTGTTACCAGTAAAAAGGGTTTATGAATTTGTAATTTTGAAATATCTTTTAGATAATGATTTTTGTGATGAGAATATAGCTTTTAAAATTTTAAATAAATATTTAGATAAAGTTCAAAAAGAAACAATTATTCATAGTTTTTATTTTTTAAATCAAGATTTTTTAGATTCTGCTCAAATAAATAGATATTTAAAATTAATAAATTTTGATGGAAAAAGTGTAGTAAAAACGGAGCAGTTTTCAAAACTTTTAGAAAATAAAAAATATAAAGAGATTTTTGAAGATAGTTTAAATTATGGAATTTATCTTTATGAAGAGGAGTTTGGAAGTTTTGATTATGGAAAACCATTTTTGAAACTTTATGGAAAATACAATATGTTAAATATTGCTCAACTTTGTAATTTCCCAAAAATTCATAGTTCATTTAGAGGAAGTGGATTTTTAAAATATGAAAATGATTTCTTTTTATTTATAAATATTGAAAAAGAAAAATTTTCAAAATCATCAAATTATAATAATACTTTTTTATCAAAAGAAGTATTTACATATCAAAGTAAACCAAGCCACAGTCAAAATCAAGGAGATGGAGAAAAACTTTGTCAAAATGAGAAATTTGGAGTGAAACTCCATATTTTTATGAGAAAATTTGTACAAGTAGATAAAAAAACTCAGGATTTTATATATTTAGGATTAGCAAACAGTATAAAATATGAAGGAAATAAACCAATAAGTTTAGAGCTAAAGCTTGAAGTACCACTAGATGATAAGTTATATGAAGAATTTACAAAAATAGTGTAA
- a CDS encoding thiazole synthase, translating into MSDILKIGKYELNSRLIVGSGKYKDFTTTKEATLASGSDLITVAIRRVNITNPNEENLLDYFKDTNIKFLPNSAGCKNAEETITTFRLMREATGIDLIKLEIIGDFTKTLYPDVIETIKACEILKKDGFTVMAYTSDDLIVAKRLEDAGADAIMPLAAPIGSGLGVQNKYNIAFIKDSVKVPVIVDAGVGCASDAAICMELGVDGVLTNTAIACAKDPISMAIAMKHAVIAGRLGYKAGRIEKKPFASASSPLDGLIQF; encoded by the coding sequence ATGAGTGATATACTAAAAATAGGTAAATACGAATTAAATAGTAGGTTAATTGTTGGAAGTGGAAAGTACAAAGATTTTACTACAACAAAAGAAGCAACACTAGCAAGTGGGAGTGATTTGATTACAGTTGCTATTAGAAGAGTAAATATTACTAATCCAAATGAAGAAAATTTATTGGATTATTTTAAAGATACAAATATAAAATTTTTACCAAATAGTGCAGGGTGTAAAAATGCAGAAGAAACTATTACAACATTTAGATTAATGAGAGAAGCAACAGGAATAGATTTAATAAAACTTGAAATTATTGGAGATTTTACAAAAACTTTATATCCTGATGTTATTGAGACTATAAAAGCTTGTGAAATTCTAAAAAAAGATGGTTTTACAGTTATGGCATATACTAGTGATGATTTAATTGTTGCAAAAAGACTTGAAGATGCAGGAGCTGATGCTATAATGCCACTTGCTGCTCCTATTGGAAGTGGTTTAGGAGTACAAAATAAATATAATATAGCATTTATTAAAGATAGTGTAAAAGTACCTGTTATTGTTGATGCTGGAGTTGGATGTGCAAGTGATGCAGCTATTTGTATGGAATTAGGAGTTGATGGTGTATTAACTAATACTGCAATTGCTTGTGCAAAAGATCCTATTTCCATGGCTATAGCAATGAAGCATGCAGTAATTGCAGGAAGATTGGGTTATAAAGCAGGAAGAATAGAGAAAAAACCTTTCGCAAGCGCATCTTCTCCACTAGATGGATTAATACAATTTTAG
- a CDS encoding OadG family protein: MEALLQALFSFFIIMGIVSTILLVIGFLLKAKGVTFVEFFPKKPEPATSQVIYNNVISQAPANPYGIDARKVAAIMAAIEHHTKAKA, encoded by the coding sequence GTGGAAGCCCTATTACAAGCACTATTTAGCTTTTTCATAATTATGGGAATAGTATCAACTATTCTATTAGTTATTGGATTTTTGCTAAAAGCAAAAGGTGTTACTTTTGTTGAATTTTTTCCAAAAAAACCAGAGCCTGCAACATCTCAAGTTATCTATAATAATGTTATTTCTCAAGCACCAGCAAATCCTTATGGAATTGATGCTAGAAAAGTAGCTGCAATTATGGCTGCAATTGAGCATCATACGAAAGCAAAGGCATAG
- a CDS encoding methyl-accepting chemotaxis protein translates to MSVKARLWLLSSVLLVGMLIIGFIGFNSAKKWSNDIEEVSEQRIPILLSLADLDGERMAIRSIIYEFVTVYFNNDNKENLQRVQKAKLDTWNRIQKHWDFFKSTPRKTEAGKKAFTGLEEAFNLWKNVHIKLDDYIAKTIENSGNKTEQDKYVNEYIKEIATLVKVSDNFSKLLVEQRERTFNFSKKMIDESAQSANNSIYTIIVVILIIAIAGLIFVFITISLITNSLNKIKEGTLSFFDFLNHKTSSSSFINISSKDEFGEIAAVVNLNIKNTSDSIKKDNEFLADVERFVKELSKGNMLAKIEKQSDTPNLVILKNLLDQLQDYLEHTIARDVNMLLNVIESFKKHNFTTKFPNPYAKVAVAMNELGEEISELLKQSLKVGLGLQNSSNELLENVDTLNKSSNNAAASLEETAAALEEITSTVISNANNVAQMSIYSEQVTNSAKKGQELANHTTTAMDEINTQVNRINEAISVIDQIAFQTNILSLNAAVEAATAGEAGKGFAVVAQEVRNLASRSAEAAKEIKSLVEYATSKANEGKNISFEMIQGYTELLENINKQSQTITEIANASKEQQAGITQINDAVTGLDQQTQQNAVIAANTKEIATRANEIAYKVVEDADKNEFIGKAELHEQYKNSNKSTKKADTFITKKVDVKIEKNSTKQKEIKSSTSDDEWESF, encoded by the coding sequence GTGTCTGTAAAAGCTAGATTATGGTTACTATCTTCAGTTTTACTTGTTGGTATGTTAATTATTGGTTTTATTGGTTTTAATAGTGCGAAGAAATGGTCAAATGATATTGAAGAAGTATCAGAACAAAGAATTCCTATTTTATTATCTTTAGCAGATTTAGATGGTGAAAGAATGGCTATTAGATCAATAATTTATGAATTTGTTACTGTTTATTTTAATAATGACAATAAAGAGAATTTACAAAGAGTACAAAAAGCAAAACTTGATACTTGGAATAGAATTCAAAAACATTGGGATTTTTTCAAAAGCACTCCACGAAAAACAGAAGCTGGTAAAAAAGCTTTTACTGGACTTGAAGAAGCTTTTAATCTTTGGAAAAATGTTCATATTAAATTAGATGATTATATTGCAAAAACTATTGAAAATAGTGGAAATAAAACAGAACAAGATAAATATGTTAATGAGTATATAAAAGAAATTGCAACTTTAGTTAAAGTTTCTGATAATTTCTCAAAACTTCTTGTGGAACAAAGAGAAAGAACATTTAATTTTTCTAAAAAGATGATAGATGAATCTGCACAAAGTGCAAATAATTCGATATACACAATTATTGTTGTAATTTTAATAATAGCTATTGCTGGTCTTATTTTTGTATTTATAACTATTAGCTTAATAACTAACTCTTTAAATAAAATAAAAGAAGGAACTCTTAGTTTCTTTGATTTCTTAAATCATAAAACAAGCTCTAGTTCATTTATAAATATATCATCAAAAGATGAATTTGGTGAAATAGCTGCAGTTGTGAATTTAAATATTAAAAATACAAGTGATAGTATAAAAAAAGATAATGAATTTTTAGCAGATGTTGAAAGATTTGTAAAAGAACTTTCAAAAGGAAATATGCTAGCTAAAATTGAAAAACAAAGTGATACTCCAAATTTAGTTATTTTAAAAAATCTTTTAGATCAATTACAAGATTATCTTGAGCATACAATTGCAAGAGATGTAAATATGCTTTTAAATGTTATAGAAAGCTTTAAAAAACATAATTTTACTACAAAATTCCCTAATCCTTATGCAAAAGTTGCTGTTGCTATGAATGAGTTAGGAGAAGAGATATCTGAACTTTTAAAACAATCTTTAAAAGTAGGACTTGGTTTACAAAATAGTTCTAATGAATTACTTGAAAATGTTGATACACTAAACAAAAGTTCAAATAATGCCGCAGCTTCACTAGAAGAGACAGCAGCAGCACTTGAAGAGATAACTAGCACAGTAATTAGCAATGCTAACAATGTTGCACAAATGTCAATATATTCTGAGCAAGTTACTAATTCTGCAAAAAAAGGTCAAGAGTTAGCAAATCATACTACAACTGCGATGGATGAAATAAACACACAAGTAAATAGAATAAATGAAGCTATTTCTGTAATTGATCAAATAGCTTTCCAAACAAATATTCTATCTTTAAATGCTGCTGTTGAAGCTGCAACTGCTGGTGAAGCTGGAAAAGGATTTGCAGTTGTTGCACAAGAAGTAAGAAATCTTGCAAGCAGAAGTGCAGAAGCTGCAAAAGAGATAAAATCTTTAGTTGAATATGCTACTTCAAAAGCAAATGAAGGTAAAAATATAAGTTTTGAAATGATTCAAGGATATACAGAACTTCTTGAAAATATAAATAAACAAAGTCAAACAATAACTGAAATTGCAAATGCTTCAAAAGAACAACAAGCTGGAATTACACAAATCAATGATGCAGTAACTGGATTAGATCAACAAACTCAACAAAATGCAGTAATTGCTGCAAATACAAAAGAAATTGCAACAAGAGCAAATGAAATTGCTTATAAAGTTGTTGAAGATGCAGATAAAAATGAGTTCATTGGAAAAGCTGAACTTCATGAACAGTATAAAAATAGTAATAAATCAACAAAAAAAGCTGATACTTTTATAACTAAAAAGGTTGATGTAAAAATAGAAAAAAATAGTACAAAACAAAAAGAGATTAAATCATCTACAAGTGATGATGAATGGGAATCATTCTAA
- a CDS encoding translation initiation factor — MGIVEKLTLGLTAKLDGNSFDTQKEDNKNPKKDTKTILPKNQHQLVFALEKRNGKPVTIIGKFQIEDDKRKEILKLLKTKLACGGAIKDEYIEIQGDLKDKIRIILVDNGWKFKN; from the coding sequence ATGGGAATTGTAGAAAAATTAACTTTAGGGCTTACAGCGAAGCTAGATGGAAATAGTTTCGATACACAAAAAGAAGATAATAAAAATCCTAAAAAAGATACAAAAACGATATTACCAAAAAATCAACATCAGTTAGTATTTGCTCTTGAAAAAAGAAATGGTAAACCAGTTACAATTATTGGGAAATTTCAAATTGAAGATGATAAAAGAAAAGAGATTTTAAAACTTTTAAAAACTAAGCTTGCATGTGGCGGAGCTATAAAAGATGAGTATATAGAAATTCAAGGTGACTTGAAAGATAAAATTAGAATAATTTTAGTTGACAATGGATGGAAATTTAAGAACTAA
- a CDS encoding AraC family transcriptional regulator, protein MKKETLEKRTKIANDIMYYIYTHIDTNIDIEELSLDLNISKFHMHRIFKEIFGRNIYESIKSIRLQKASNLLLTNKYSTISSIVNSCGYSSQSSFIKIFKERFGMSPKEWKNGGYKEYSNEIIKQSKFAMKSKANFENITPTIVKAKAIESYYIRNRGYNKNIEATWQKLQTWVLTNNIKSYKRAALFHDNPTITPLDECQYIACIIVDDEKSIKSDRIPKFKIAEGVYARFDLKAKAEDLLPFIQWVYHEWLPKSEYETTTKPSYAIYDKLDFIDGDDEFEFSFYVSINY, encoded by the coding sequence ATGAAAAAAGAGACTTTAGAAAAAAGAACAAAAATCGCAAATGACATAATGTACTATATTTATACGCATATAGATACAAATATTGATATAGAAGAACTTAGCTTAGATTTGAACATAAGTAAATTTCACATGCATAGAATTTTTAAAGAGATTTTCGGACGAAATATTTATGAAAGCATTAAATCTATTAGATTGCAAAAAGCTTCAAATCTACTACTTACAAACAAATATTCAACAATATCTAGTATTGTAAATTCATGTGGTTACTCTTCACAATCTTCTTTTATTAAAATATTTAAAGAAAGATTTGGAATGAGTCCTAAAGAGTGGAAAAATGGTGGATATAAAGAATATTCAAATGAAATAATTAAACAATCAAAATTTGCTATGAAATCAAAAGCTAATTTTGAGAATATAACACCAACTATTGTTAAAGCAAAGGCAATAGAAAGTTACTATATAAGAAATAGAGGTTACAACAAAAATATTGAAGCAACATGGCAAAAGCTTCAAACATGGGTTTTAACAAATAATATAAAATCATATAAAAGAGCAGCACTTTTTCACGATAATCCTACGATTACGCCATTAGATGAGTGTCAGTATATAGCTTGTATTATAGTTGATGATGAAAAAAGTATAAAAAGTGATAGGATTCCAAAATTCAAAATTGCTGAGGGTGTATACGCAAGGTTTGATTTAAAAGCAAAAGCTGAAGATTTGTTACCATTTATTCAATGGGTATATCATGAGTGGCTACCAAAAAGTGAATATGAAACAACAACAAAGCCATCATATGCAATCTATGATAAGTTAGATTTTATAGATGGAGATGATGAGTTTGAGTTTAGCTTTTATGTATCAATAAATTATTGA